A genomic stretch from Bifidobacterium sp. ESL0769 includes:
- a CDS encoding sugar ABC transporter permease — MSKKKNNVVPHGTKSLSTTRANRWGWLFTAPFGIVFILFLVVPLVYAFFVSLYSYTQVRGTIFTGLANYKRVFTDPIFLNGLKLVVLYTIVMVPIQLLFALLLALVLDSMKSKFASVSRLLYFLPYAIPVVIGALMWGFLYSKDMGPFTSLFQLFGMKAPDFLAPGSIFGSLVNMVTWQWTGYYMVILYSALQSIPTDLYESARIDGASEVKIALKIKVPMITSSMVMVTIFALIGTLQFYTEPMVLRNNANSAIPPEYTPNMYAQALEFNYNQMNYAATVSFALGLLVVIFSVLFMTLTRKQSGLED, encoded by the coding sequence ATGTCGAAAAAGAAAAATAATGTTGTGCCGCATGGTACCAAGTCGTTGTCGACGACAAGGGCGAACCGCTGGGGTTGGTTATTCACCGCTCCTTTCGGCATCGTGTTTATCCTGTTCCTTGTCGTTCCGCTTGTCTATGCGTTCTTTGTTTCGCTATACAGCTATACGCAGGTCCGTGGCACAATATTCACCGGACTTGCCAATTATAAAAGGGTATTTACCGATCCGATTTTCCTGAATGGTCTGAAACTGGTCGTGCTCTACACGATTGTGATGGTGCCGATTCAGCTTCTGTTTGCGCTTCTGCTGGCGCTGGTGCTTGACTCTATGAAGTCCAAGTTTGCTTCGGTCTCCCGTTTGCTTTACTTTTTGCCGTATGCCATCCCGGTGGTTATCGGCGCCCTGATGTGGGGCTTCCTGTATTCAAAGGATATGGGGCCTTTCACTTCGCTTTTCCAACTGTTCGGTATGAAAGCCCCTGACTTCCTTGCCCCGGGCAGCATTTTCGGTTCCTTGGTCAATATGGTCACTTGGCAATGGACCGGCTACTATATGGTCATTCTTTATTCCGCGTTGCAGTCGATTCCCACTGATCTTTATGAGTCGGCTCGAATCGACGGGGCCTCGGAAGTCAAGATTGCTTTGAAGATTAAGGTCCCGATGATCACCAGCTCGATGGTCATGGTCACCATCTTCGCGTTGATTGGAACGCTGCAGTTCTACACCGAACCTATGGTTTTGAGAAACAACGCGAATTCCGCGATACCTCCCGAATACACGCCGAACATGTATGCGCAGGCTTTGGAATTCAACTACAACCAAATGAACTATGCCGCAACGGTCTCGTTTGCACTCGGCCTTTTGGTGGTCATCTTCAGCGTCCTGTTCATGACGTTGACGCGCAAGCAGTCTGGATTGGAGGACTGA
- a CDS encoding KUP/HAK/KT family potassium transporter, whose translation MRAEKRAVNAEKKALLRADTFTNAPKVSRDTLTREERKVIAQHEQEEKEEAQKLTKASAHGPIGRWWRKMQSSQDKVTLGMAIVALGVVYGDIGTSPLYTSQTFIAGQGGLGNIDRPAVLGLLSLVFWSITLITTVKYVLVAMRIDNKGEGGIFALFSLIRHHGKWLVIPAMLGGAAFLADSVLTPAVSISSAVEGLKTIPLFEPVFHENTSLTLVITVVIIIILFCVQSRGTERIGKVFGSVVMVWFAFLAITGIVNISGDWSIFAAINPVYGIQFLFSKHNLAGLAIMGTVFLSTTGAEALYSDMGHVGRGNIYFTWPFIFVALVFNYFGQGAWMLRNQGNTALGNVNPFFEMMSPNVRYVGVILSVAAGVIASQALITGAFTMVSEATGLNWMPHLQVRYPARTRGQLYIPVVNVVLCVATLSVLALFKDSEHISAAYGLALTVTMITTTILLTVYLWFKHNRVFAIIFFVVFIAIQTLFFVASMAKFLHGGWFTMLLTALILLIMITWNDATKIERSQRRHMKPRDFKPALAKLHDDFRVPYFADNIVYLTSDWEMHRLDTDIFFSIFADHPKRARAWWAVSVVTTDEPFTREYSVEDFGTDYIFRVRIKLGFKVSQSIPAYIHQIMHDLSASGDLPEQKSVYPKVDADPDIGTVRYVLVHKALMPESKLTARESLSLKMKYSIRRVAGSPVKWFGLAPYNPVVEVQPLFVSTRRPPRLKRVALRSSIGKRRVESHEPKAAGAARKSETERTRSKAQADSERVVKKTGSGIGVAELAKGRKGLGNLAKSVKLQKMKDAEGKTGTSAEDTGQSAAAKRKKADTGEQTKVMPRSDTDSGKSGKVS comes from the coding sequence CTGAGGGCCGAGAAGCGAGCGGTAAATGCCGAAAAGAAAGCGTTGCTGCGGGCCGACACCTTCACCAATGCTCCCAAAGTTTCGCGTGACACGTTGACCCGCGAGGAGCGCAAGGTCATCGCCCAGCACGAGCAGGAGGAAAAGGAAGAGGCCCAGAAGCTGACCAAGGCTTCCGCGCACGGCCCGATCGGCCGCTGGTGGCGCAAGATGCAGTCCAGCCAAGACAAGGTCACCCTTGGTATGGCCATCGTCGCGCTCGGCGTGGTCTACGGCGACATCGGTACGTCCCCGCTATACACCTCGCAGACCTTTATCGCCGGCCAAGGTGGGCTCGGCAATATCGATCGTCCAGCGGTCCTCGGTTTGCTTTCGTTGGTATTCTGGTCAATCACGCTGATTACGACCGTCAAATATGTGCTCGTGGCCATGCGCATTGACAACAAGGGTGAAGGCGGCATCTTCGCGCTGTTCTCTCTGATTCGTCACCACGGCAAATGGCTGGTGATTCCCGCAATGCTCGGCGGCGCGGCGTTCCTCGCGGATTCCGTGTTAACCCCGGCCGTCTCGATTTCCTCAGCAGTGGAAGGTCTCAAGACCATTCCGCTCTTCGAACCGGTGTTCCACGAGAACACCAGCCTGACTCTCGTAATCACCGTCGTGATTATCATCATCCTTTTCTGCGTACAATCGCGCGGTACCGAACGGATCGGCAAGGTCTTCGGCTCGGTGGTCATGGTCTGGTTCGCGTTCCTTGCCATCACCGGCATCGTCAACATCAGCGGCGACTGGAGCATTTTCGCCGCTATCAACCCGGTTTACGGCATCCAATTCCTCTTTAGCAAGCACAATCTTGCGGGCCTGGCCATCATGGGCACGGTCTTTCTTTCCACCACCGGCGCTGAGGCGCTTTACTCCGATATGGGTCACGTCGGCCGTGGCAATATCTATTTCACTTGGCCCTTCATTTTCGTGGCGTTGGTCTTCAATTACTTCGGCCAGGGCGCATGGATGCTCAGGAACCAAGGCAACACCGCGCTCGGCAACGTCAACCCGTTCTTCGAAATGATGAGCCCGAACGTGCGTTACGTGGGTGTCATCCTTTCCGTGGCTGCAGGTGTCATCGCCTCACAGGCCTTGATTACCGGCGCGTTCACGATGGTCTCGGAGGCCACCGGCCTGAACTGGATGCCGCATCTTCAGGTGCGCTACCCGGCCCGTACCCGCGGTCAGCTCTATATCCCCGTGGTCAACGTCGTGCTGTGCGTGGCGACGCTTTCGGTGCTGGCGCTGTTCAAGGATTCCGAGCATATTTCCGCCGCCTACGGCCTGGCGCTGACCGTCACGATGATCACGACGACGATTCTCTTGACCGTCTATCTCTGGTTCAAGCACAATCGCGTGTTTGCCATCATCTTCTTCGTGGTGTTCATCGCCATCCAGACGCTGTTCTTCGTCGCTTCCATGGCGAAGTTCCTCCACGGTGGCTGGTTCACGATGCTTTTGACGGCATTGATCCTCTTGATTATGATTACCTGGAACGATGCGACCAAGATCGAGCGGAGCCAACGTCGTCATATGAAACCGCGCGATTTCAAGCCCGCGCTCGCCAAGCTGCATGACGATTTCCGTGTTCCTTATTTCGCGGACAACATCGTCTACCTGACTTCCGATTGGGAGATGCACCGCCTTGATACGGATATCTTCTTCTCGATTTTCGCCGACCATCCCAAACGTGCGCGTGCTTGGTGGGCTGTTTCGGTGGTCACCACGGACGAGCCGTTTACTCGCGAATACTCGGTCGAGGATTTTGGTACGGACTATATTTTCCGTGTGCGGATTAAGCTTGGTTTCAAGGTTTCGCAGTCCATCCCGGCTTATATTCATCAGATTATGCACGACCTTTCCGCTTCCGGTGATTTGCCGGAGCAGAAGTCGGTCTATCCGAAGGTGGACGCCGACCCGGATATCGGCACGGTGCGTTACGTGTTGGTGCACAAGGCCCTGATGCCGGAATCAAAGCTGACGGCCCGCGAGTCGCTGTCGCTCAAGATGAAGTACTCGATTCGTCGCGTGGCCGGTTCGCCGGTCAAGTGGTTCGGCTTGGCCCCATACAACCCGGTGGTTGAGGTCCAGCCGCTCTTCGTTTCCACCCGTCGTCCTCCGCGTCTGAAGCGCGTTGCGCTTCGGTCCAGCATCGGCAAGCGCCGCGTCGAGTCCCATGAACCGAAGGCGGCCGGTGCTGCCCGCAAGTCGGAGACGGAACGTACGCGTTCCAAGGCGCAGGCGGATTCTGAGCGTGTTGTCAAGAAGACTGGCAGCGGCATTGGGGTCGCGGAACTGGCCAAGGGTCGCAAGGGCCTTGGTAATCTTGCCAAATCCGTCAAATTGCAGAAAATGAAGGATGCCGAGGGCAAGACTGGCACTTCTGCCGAAGACACCGGGCAGAGCGCCGCGGCCAAACGTAAGAAGGCCGATACCGGCGAGCAGACCAAGGTTATGCCGCGTTCCGATACCGATAGCGGAAAATCTGGAAAAGTGTCATAA
- a CDS encoding alpha-L-arabinofuranosidase C-terminal domain-containing protein has protein sequence MPEGAATNKARLIVDDEFEIAPIDDRLFGSFVEHLGRCVYTGIYEPGHPTADADGFRQDVIDLVRELGATTIRYPGGNFVSGYRWEDGVGPKDQRPRRLDTAWHSTETNQFGLHEMVKWLGKVNGNELMEAVNLGTRGLGNAMDLLEYANVPGGTKLSEERRANGADKPFDIRMWCLGNEMDGPWQLGHKTAEEYGRLAAKVAAGMRQIDPNLELVVCGSSTHDMETYGAWEETVLDATYDLVDFVSCHSYSRPWNGDMQSFLASGADMEAFIHEIAAIVQSVKARHKTSHQIYLSFDEWNVWYKANDPANNPSGIGNWPTAPRLLEQIYSVTDAAVVGDLLISLMRNADTVHSASLAQLVNVIAPIMTEPGGPAWRQTIFYPFSLSARFAKNGTALETVLDGPSIDTQAYGEVSAIGHTAVRCKDGSLAIFLVNRSLRDDTKLEIALPARRRFSAARSWTLHDEDGSASNTLEHPDRVTPQVTDNVTIDGDTISVNLAPVSWTLIHVC, from the coding sequence ATGCCAGAAGGTGCCGCAACCAACAAAGCGCGACTTATCGTTGATGATGAATTCGAGATCGCTCCTATCGACGATAGGCTGTTTGGCTCGTTTGTCGAGCATCTTGGACGCTGTGTGTACACGGGCATCTATGAGCCGGGTCATCCGACTGCCGATGCAGACGGTTTCCGTCAGGATGTCATCGATCTGGTGCGAGAGCTGGGGGCTACCACCATCCGCTATCCGGGCGGTAACTTCGTTTCCGGCTACCGTTGGGAAGATGGTGTCGGACCGAAGGATCAGCGCCCGCGTCGTCTTGACACTGCTTGGCATTCCACCGAGACCAACCAGTTCGGTCTTCATGAGATGGTTAAGTGGCTAGGCAAAGTCAATGGGAACGAGCTGATGGAAGCAGTGAATCTGGGAACGCGCGGCCTCGGCAACGCAATGGATTTGCTGGAATACGCCAACGTTCCTGGTGGTACGAAGCTTTCCGAAGAACGTCGCGCCAATGGCGCCGACAAACCTTTTGACATCCGCATGTGGTGCCTGGGCAATGAGATGGACGGCCCGTGGCAGCTGGGGCATAAAACGGCCGAAGAATATGGACGTCTCGCGGCGAAGGTTGCTGCGGGTATGCGCCAGATCGATCCGAACCTTGAGTTGGTGGTCTGTGGCTCGTCCACACATGATATGGAAACCTATGGTGCGTGGGAAGAGACTGTTCTCGACGCTACCTACGATTTGGTCGATTTTGTGTCCTGCCATTCGTATTCGCGTCCTTGGAATGGCGATATGCAGAGCTTCCTGGCCTCTGGCGCCGATATGGAGGCGTTCATCCACGAAATCGCCGCCATCGTCCAATCCGTGAAGGCCCGCCACAAGACTTCGCATCAGATTTATCTCTCCTTCGATGAATGGAATGTGTGGTACAAGGCCAACGATCCGGCCAACAATCCGTCGGGAATCGGCAACTGGCCCACTGCCCCGAGGCTTTTGGAGCAGATTTACTCCGTAACGGACGCAGCGGTGGTCGGAGATTTGCTCATTTCGTTGATGCGCAATGCAGACACCGTTCATTCGGCTTCGCTGGCCCAGTTGGTCAACGTCATCGCGCCCATCATGACCGAGCCCGGCGGCCCGGCTTGGCGCCAGACCATTTTCTATCCTTTCTCGCTTTCCGCACGTTTCGCTAAGAATGGCACGGCCCTTGAGACTGTGCTCGACGGCCCGTCCATTGATACACAAGCGTACGGTGAAGTAAGCGCAATCGGACATACTGCCGTGCGTTGCAAAGATGGCTCATTGGCCATTTTCTTGGTGAACCGCTCTTTGCGCGACGATACGAAACTCGAGATTGCTTTGCCGGCCCGCCGCCGATTCTCTGCGGCCCGGTCGTGGACGTTGCACGATGAAGATGGCTCGGCCTCAAACACACTTGAACATCCCGATAGGGTGACCCCGCAGGTCACCGACAACGTCACCATCGATGGCGACACCATATCTGTGAATCTTGCGCCGGTTTCTTGGACGTTGATTCATGTTTGTTGA
- a CDS encoding extracellular solute-binding protein, producing MRSINKVLGIVLAGAMALSVGACGSGSNDGSKAAGSDAHANDSAKCINKVKNPKAEKVTLWSWYPQVEKLIDHFNETHNDVQVCWTSSDQSAKAYSRFSTAIKAKSGAADIVQLEYAMMPQYASGVEKHLVDLNKYGVGKIKDNYTPGAWKDVQLGGNKSVYGVPVDVGPVVMYYRKDIFDKYGVQLPTTWDEYEKAGLELKAKGYQGHIGNWQPNGTLFNYAYYDQAGGKVFKYSANDPEKVGINVNSDSVKKVVTFWQKMAKEGIVATDDTDTAAWNKKNVDGSYATIIHASWMVGYLNGLSGVQDGSIWQVAKAPGWTANDPAINCGGSALTVTDQAKDTKQAAKVAMEFFGDDQAQDIAVNDSGLYPTWQKKLKSEAFLNRGEKFFNNQQINKIIAPVAQNYKGYQFLPFQTYANDEQTKTLAAILRDGANVDTKLDAWEKTLSTYAKQQGFTVE from the coding sequence ATGAGAAGTATCAACAAGGTTCTGGGCATCGTCCTTGCAGGCGCTATGGCCCTCTCGGTTGGAGCATGCGGTTCGGGCTCCAACGACGGTTCGAAGGCGGCCGGCAGCGATGCCCACGCCAATGATTCGGCCAAGTGCATCAACAAGGTGAAGAATCCGAAGGCCGAGAAGGTCACCCTTTGGTCTTGGTATCCTCAGGTTGAAAAGCTGATTGATCATTTCAACGAGACTCATAACGACGTGCAGGTCTGCTGGACCAGCTCTGATCAGTCCGCGAAGGCGTATTCGCGCTTCAGCACGGCCATCAAGGCCAAGTCCGGCGCTGCCGACATCGTGCAGCTCGAATATGCCATGATGCCGCAGTATGCTTCGGGCGTCGAAAAGCATCTCGTCGATCTCAACAAGTACGGCGTCGGCAAGATCAAGGACAACTACACTCCCGGCGCTTGGAAGGACGTCCAGTTGGGCGGCAACAAGAGCGTCTACGGCGTTCCGGTGGATGTCGGCCCGGTTGTGATGTATTATCGCAAGGACATCTTCGACAAGTACGGCGTCCAGCTTCCCACGACTTGGGACGAATATGAGAAGGCCGGCCTCGAGCTGAAGGCCAAGGGATATCAGGGCCATATCGGCAACTGGCAGCCTAACGGCACGTTGTTCAACTACGCTTATTACGATCAGGCTGGCGGCAAGGTCTTCAAGTATTCCGCGAACGATCCCGAGAAGGTCGGCATCAACGTTAATTCTGATTCCGTCAAGAAGGTTGTCACCTTCTGGCAGAAGATGGCCAAGGAAGGCATCGTCGCCACTGACGATACCGATACCGCGGCTTGGAACAAGAAGAACGTCGATGGTTCCTATGCCACCATCATCCACGCTTCGTGGATGGTCGGTTATCTCAACGGCCTTTCCGGTGTTCAGGATGGTTCGATCTGGCAGGTCGCCAAGGCCCCGGGTTGGACTGCGAACGATCCGGCTATCAACTGCGGTGGTTCCGCTCTTACCGTGACCGATCAGGCCAAGGACACCAAGCAGGCTGCGAAGGTGGCCATGGAGTTCTTCGGTGACGATCAGGCTCAGGACATTGCCGTCAACGATTCCGGTCTGTATCCGACCTGGCAGAAGAAGCTGAAGTCTGAGGCATTCCTCAACCGTGGCGAGAAGTTCTTCAACAACCAGCAGATCAACAAGATCATCGCTCCGGTGGCTCAGAACTACAAGGGTTATCAGTTCCTGCCCTTCCAGACCTACGCCAATGATGAGCAGACCAAGACCTTGGCTGCGATTCTGCGCGATGGCGCCAATGTGGACACCAAGCTTGATGCATGGGAGAAGACACTCAGCACCTATGCCAAGCAGCAGGGCTTCACAGTCGAGTAA
- a CDS encoding KUP/HAK/KT family potassium transporter has translation MAQSQHHGSSEPQNRQQEQNPQNQEARRRVRGGKKTEGTGAADKTADNAGKRTRAKTPLEVAAKAKAVNAADEASSRARKSAAKVAGKAKAKAEAAEDIAETSLHTRKVSTKTTKAKKTAVHAEKKAAGAEKKVANVERKAKVAERKVASAEKKALTAEQRAAAAEKKALLRADTFTNAPKVSRDTLTREEREEIAKHAKEEREEAKKLTKTSRSPIGRWWRKVQSSPDKVTLAMAIVTLGVVYGDIGTSPLYTVQTFLAGQGGLAKIDRPAVLGMLSLIFWTLLLITTVKYVLVAMHADNKGEGGIFALFSLVRHYGKWLVVPAMIGGAAFLADSVLTPAVSISSAVEGLKTIPAFTHAFEENTNLTLMITIIIIVVLFSVQARGTESIGKVFGSVVLVWFAFLALVGIVNLSGDWTIFEAINPVYGVEFLFSSHNVAGLSLMGTVFLATTGAEALYSDMGHVGRGNIYFTWPFINVALVLNYFGQGAWMLNNRGDKSLAGMTVNPFFQMMSPNVRYIGVILSVAAGVIASQALITGAFTMVSEATGLNWMPHLQVRYPSRTRGQLYIPTVNVVLCIATLTVLAIFKDSEHISAAYGLALTITMLATTILLTTYVWHHHHRVGSVCFFALFITTDSLFFISSMSKFLRGGWFTMLLTAVILLIMITWNDGTKIERSQRRHMKPRDFKPTLAKLHDDFRIPYFADNIVYLTSDSELRRLDTDIFFSIFADHPKRARAWWAVSVVTTDEPFTREYSVEDFGTDYIFRVRIKLGFKVSQSIPAYIHQIMHDLSASGELPEQKSVYPKVDADPDIGTVRYVLVHKALMPESKITGREALSLKMKYAIRRVAGSPVKWFGLAPYNPVVEVQPLFLSTRRPPRLKRVAFRAATRRKAAVSPQPDDGSAKLSRGASHRVASPKTASNLSAAASVADSSAAKAHTDKPKLDSAVPKKG, from the coding sequence ATGGCGCAATCGCAACATCATGGGTCAAGTGAACCTCAAAATCGTCAGCAGGAGCAGAATCCACAAAATCAGGAGGCCCGCAGGCGCGTTCGCGGCGGTAAAAAAACCGAGGGCACCGGTGCGGCTGACAAAACTGCCGATAATGCCGGCAAAAGAACGCGGGCCAAAACTCCATTGGAAGTGGCTGCCAAAGCAAAAGCCGTAAACGCCGCTGACGAAGCATCTTCTCGCGCGCGCAAGAGTGCAGCCAAAGTTGCTGGCAAAGCCAAAGCCAAGGCTGAAGCGGCAGAAGACATTGCCGAAACGTCCCTGCATACGCGCAAAGTTTCGACCAAAACGACGAAAGCCAAGAAAACCGCCGTCCATGCCGAAAAGAAAGCGGCCGGAGCTGAAAAGAAGGTCGCCAATGTCGAGCGCAAGGCCAAAGTCGCCGAACGCAAGGTGGCGAGTGCGGAAAAGAAGGCACTGACCGCCGAGCAACGGGCTGCGGCAGCCGAAAAGAAAGCCCTACTTCGTGCTGATACCTTCACCAACGCACCCAAGGTCTCGCGCGATACGTTGACCCGTGAAGAACGCGAGGAAATCGCCAAGCATGCCAAGGAGGAACGTGAGGAAGCCAAGAAGCTGACCAAGACCTCACGCAGTCCGATCGGTCGCTGGTGGCGCAAGGTGCAGTCCAGCCCAGATAAGGTGACGCTTGCGATGGCCATCGTCACGCTTGGTGTCGTCTATGGCGACATTGGTACCTCTCCGCTATACACGGTCCAGACGTTTCTGGCCGGGCAAGGCGGGCTTGCGAAAATCGACCGGCCTGCGGTTCTGGGTATGCTTTCCCTGATTTTCTGGACGCTGCTGCTGATTACGACCGTGAAATATGTGCTGGTCGCCATGCATGCCGATAACAAGGGCGAGGGCGGCATTTTCGCGCTGTTTTCGCTGGTACGGCACTACGGCAAATGGCTGGTTGTGCCCGCGATGATCGGGGGCGCGGCCTTCCTGGCCGATTCCGTGCTGACTCCGGCCGTTTCGATTTCCTCGGCAGTCGAAGGTCTCAAGACCATTCCCGCCTTCACCCACGCGTTCGAAGAAAACACCAACCTCACCCTGATGATCACCATCATCATTATCGTGGTACTTTTCTCCGTCCAGGCACGCGGCACCGAAAGCATCGGCAAGGTCTTCGGCTCGGTCGTGCTGGTCTGGTTCGCGTTCCTCGCGTTGGTCGGCATCGTCAACCTGAGCGGTGATTGGACGATTTTCGAGGCCATCAATCCGGTTTACGGTGTCGAATTCCTTTTCAGCTCGCACAACGTCGCTGGCCTTTCGCTCATGGGCACGGTGTTCCTCGCGACCACCGGTGCCGAGGCGCTCTACTCCGACATGGGTCACGTCGGCCGTGGCAACATTTACTTCACCTGGCCCTTCATCAACGTCGCGCTGGTGCTCAACTACTTCGGCCAGGGCGCGTGGATGCTCAACAACCGCGGCGACAAATCGCTGGCCGGCATGACCGTCAACCCGTTCTTCCAGATGATGAGCCCGAACGTCCGTTATATCGGCGTCATCCTTTCCGTCGCTGCTGGTGTCATCGCCTCCCAGGCCTTGATTACCGGCGCGTTCACGATGGTCTCCGAGGCCACCGGCCTGAACTGGATGCCGCATCTTCAGGTGCGTTACCCCTCGCGCACCCGTGGCCAGCTTTATATCCCGACCGTCAATGTCGTGCTATGTATAGCAACGCTTACGGTACTGGCTATTTTCAAGGATTCCGAACACATTTCCGCCGCGTACGGCCTGGCGTTGACCATTACGATGTTGGCGACGACGATTCTCTTGACCACCTACGTCTGGCACCATCATCATCGTGTGGGCTCCGTGTGCTTCTTCGCACTGTTCATCACCACTGATTCGTTGTTCTTCATTTCCTCGATGTCGAAGTTCCTACGTGGCGGCTGGTTCACGATGCTGCTGACGGCCGTAATCTTGCTCATCATGATTACGTGGAATGACGGCACCAAGATCGAGCGTTCGCAACGTCGTCATATGAAGCCGCGCGATTTCAAGCCCACACTTGCGAAATTGCATGACGATTTCCGCATTCCTTATTTCGCGGACAACATCGTCTACCTGACTTCCGACTCCGAGTTGCGCCGGCTTGACACCGACATCTTCTTCTCGATCTTCGCCGATCATCCGAAGCGTGCGCGTGCTTGGTGGGCCGTTTCCGTGGTTACGACTGACGAGCCGTTCACGCGCGAATACTCCGTCGAGGATTTCGGCACGGACTATATCTTCCGTGTGCGGATCAAGCTTGGTTTCAAGGTTTCGCAATCGATTCCTGCCTATATTCATCAGATCATGCACGACCTTTCCGCTTCGGGCGAGCTGCCGGAACAGAAGTCGGTTTATCCGAAGGTGGATGCCGACCCCGACATCGGCACGGTGCGCTATGTGTTGGTGCACAAGGCATTGATGCCGGAGTCCAAGATTACCGGCCGCGAGGCGTTGAGCCTCAAGATGAAGTACGCCATTCGCCGTGTGGCCGGTTCGCCGGTCAAGTGGTTCGGCCTGGCACCTTACAACCCGGTGGTCGAGGTGCAGCCGCTCTTCCTCTCCACCCGCCGTCCTCCGCGCCTCAAGCGCGTCGCGTTCCGAGCCGCCACTCGTCGTAAGGCCGCTGTTTCCCCGCAACCCGACGATGGAAGTGCGAAACTGTCTCGCGGCGCCTCGCATCGGGTGGCTTCCCCTAAGACCGCGAGTAATCTTTCGGCTGCCGCTAGTGTTGCGGATTCTTCCGCTGCCAAAGCGCATACCGATAAGCCCAAGCTCGATTCTGCTGTACCAAAGAAGGGCTGA
- a CDS encoding alpha-L-arabinofuranosidase C-terminal domain-containing protein produces MTQMSSAISAQLIVDDDFEVGKVDNRLFGSFVEHLGRCVYTGIYEPSHQTADSDGFRQDVIDLVRELGATTIRYPGGNFVSGYRWEDGVGPKDERPRRLDLAWHSTETNEFGLHEMAKWLDRVGGNELMEAVNLGTRGLEDAMDLLEYANIPGGTKLSEERRVNGADKPFNIRMWCLGNEMDGPWQLGHKSAEDYGTLAASVARGMKQLDPDLELVACGSSAHDMPTFGAWEETVLSKAYDLVDFVSCHAYYQPKNGDMASFLASGVDMDGFIRDVAAAIDATKARLKSKHDVFISFDEWNIWYADAEASRNPEGIDNWPVAPRLLEDVYSVADAVVFGDLMITLLKNADRVHSASLAQLVNVIAPIMTEPGGPAWRQTTFYPFSIIAALSKGGTVLEPKLDSSQIYTPKYGDVDGVNAVAVRGADGSVSVFAVNRSLDTPAEFEVRLDENMRAKSDLSIEAWSLHDDDINAKNTLENQSRVMPKFNETVVFDPQSGSTKLTLPAVSWTAIHVK; encoded by the coding sequence ATGACTCAGATGTCATCCGCCATTTCAGCCCAACTAATTGTTGACGACGATTTCGAAGTGGGGAAGGTCGATAATCGGCTGTTCGGCTCATTTGTCGAACATCTTGGCCGTTGCGTATATACCGGTATCTATGAACCGAGCCATCAGACTGCCGATTCCGATGGATTTCGTCAAGATGTGATTGATTTGGTTCGTGAGCTGGGGGCCACCACCATCCGTTACCCAGGCGGCAACTTTGTCTCCGGCTATCGCTGGGAGGATGGTGTCGGGCCGAAAGATGAGCGTCCACGCCGTCTCGACCTAGCTTGGCATTCCACTGAGACCAACGAATTCGGCCTGCATGAAATGGCCAAGTGGCTCGACAGGGTTGGCGGCAACGAGCTGATGGAGGCGGTGAACCTTGGTACGCGTGGTCTTGAGGACGCGATGGATCTGCTCGAATATGCCAACATCCCCGGTGGCACGAAACTTTCCGAAGAACGTCGTGTCAACGGTGCCGACAAGCCGTTCAACATTCGCATGTGGTGCTTGGGCAACGAGATGGATGGGCCGTGGCAGCTCGGTCACAAGTCGGCAGAAGACTACGGCACGCTGGCAGCTTCGGTGGCACGCGGAATGAAGCAACTGGACCCTGACCTCGAGTTGGTGGCCTGTGGCTCTTCAGCGCACGACATGCCGACGTTCGGTGCGTGGGAGGAGACGGTGCTTTCCAAGGCCTATGACTTGGTTGATTTCGTTTCCTGCCATGCCTATTACCAGCCCAAAAACGGGGACATGGCCAGTTTCCTCGCTTCTGGTGTGGATATGGACGGGTTCATTCGTGATGTCGCCGCCGCTATCGATGCCACCAAGGCAAGGCTCAAGAGCAAGCATGATGTGTTCATTTCCTTTGATGAATGGAACATTTGGTATGCGGACGCCGAGGCAAGCCGGAACCCGGAAGGCATCGACAACTGGCCGGTGGCCCCACGTCTCTTGGAAGATGTCTATTCCGTGGCCGATGCCGTGGTATTCGGCGACTTGATGATTACGTTGCTCAAGAATGCCGATCGTGTCCATTCCGCGAGCCTGGCACAGTTGGTCAACGTCATTGCGCCGATTATGACGGAGCCGGGTGGCCCTGCCTGGCGGCAGACCACTTTTTATCCCTTCTCGATTATTGCTGCACTTTCCAAGGGCGGCACGGTGCTTGAGCCGAAGCTTGATTCCTCGCAGATCTACACACCAAAGTATGGCGATGTGGATGGCGTCAACGCCGTGGCCGTACGTGGAGCTGATGGATCGGTATCCGTTTTTGCGGTTAACAGGTCCCTTGATACACCGGCGGAGTTCGAAGTGCGGCTAGATGAAAATATGCGCGCCAAGTCGGACCTGAGCATCGAGGCGTGGAGTCTGCACGACGATGACATCAATGCGAAAAATACGCTGGAGAATCAAAGCCGCGTAATGCCGAAATTCAACGAGACTGTTGTGTTCGATCCTCAATCCGGTAGCACGAAGCTTACTTTGCCCGCTGTGTCGTGGACGGCTATTCACGTGAAGTAA